CGGGATGGCAGGAGGCGCAGGCGGCCGAGCCCACGTAATCGGCGCGCGTGACATTGCTCCGTACGATCCGTTCCCGCGCCGCGGGCGGTGGCACGGGCCGGATGCAGCCCGCGATCAGGAACAAGCCGAGCCAGGCGGAGCGCGATGGGGATCCGAATGGGATCATGCCGGCTTAACTCCCGTATCCGGAATCCCGGGGACGTCGGAGGGAAATTACTCGCACCCCGGACCGGCGCCAAACCGCGGATGGAAAATCCCCACGGGAAAATCCGCAAGGTCCGGCTCCAAAAGGATACATTGAGGGATTAGGTACCCATGGAGCCCTCACCTTGCCGGAATTGATTTCCCTGAAAACCCAGGCCCTGGCCCGCAAGGTCCTTCCGTTGTTGCTGGCCGCGCTGTTCGGGGTCGCGCTTTATTTCATCCACCATGATTTGCGATCGGTTCACTACCACGAGATCGTCAAGGCCCTGCGGGCCATTCCGGCGTCATCCGTGGCCCGGGGAGCCTTCTTTACCGCCCTGTCCTACGCCGCCCTCACCGGCTACGATGCCTTGGGCTGCCGCTTCGCCGGCGTCAGCATTCCCTACCCGAAGATCGCCCTCAGCTCTTTCCTGGCCTACGTTTTCAGCAACAACATCGGCTTCGGGGCGGTGACCGGCGGCTTGATCCGCTACCGCATCTACTCCCTGTTCGGCGTCAGCGCGGTGGAGACGGCGGCCATCGCCGGCTTCGCGGCGGTCACCTTCTGGATCGGCCTCTTCGCCATCGGGGGCCTGGTCTTGATCCTCGAACCCTTGCCCTGGCAGATACCTGTGCTGGGCCTGGGGCTGCGCCCTCTGGGCTTCGCGATGGAAACCGTTTTCCTGGCCTATGTGGGCCTGGCGATCGGATTGCGCGGGCGTCCCTTGCGCATCCGCCGATGGGAACGCGCGCTGCCGGGACCAGGCCTGGCCATCTTCCAAGCGCTGGTATCGGCATTGGATTGGCTTGCCGTCGCTGCCGCCTTCTACGCCATGCTGCCGGCGGAACTGGGGATCAGCCTGCCGCGGGCGGCGGGCGTCTACATGGCGGCCCAGATCCTGGCGATGTTGAGCCACGTCCCCGGCGGGGTGGGCGTGTTCGAAGCCGCGGTCCTGCTCTTCATCCCGCATGAGGGGATGCGCAGCGCCCTGTTCGGATCGTTGTTGGCTTTCCGGGCGCTCTACTACCTGGGTCCGCTGGCGCTGGGAGGCGTCACCTTCGCCGCCTTCGAGGCTTGGAACGGCCGCGTCTGGCTCGGGCGTCGCGTCGCCTGGGTGCGGGAGTTCGCGGCCCCCATGGCGCCGGGGGTTTCTTCGGTCATGGTGTTCTTCGCCGGCATCGTGCTCTTGCTTTCGGGTTCGACCCGCGGCCTACCCTACCGCCTGGAGTGGCTGAACCGGATTTTCCCCTTGGCCGTGATCGAAACCTCGCACTTCCTGGCCAGCCTATGCGGTATCGCCCTACTCCTATTGGCGCGAGGCTTGCAGCTACGCTTGGATTCCGCCTTCCACATGGCCCTATGGGCGCTCGGCGCGGGCGCCGTTTTCTCCTTGGCGAAGGGGTTCGACGTGGAGGAAGCCTGCGTGCTGTTCTCCATCGGGTTGATCCTCCTTCCCGGCCGGCCCTACTTCAACCGGCGCGCTTCCATCCGCGAACAGAATTTCCCCGCCGGCTGGATCGCGGCCATCGCCATTTCCCTGATGGCGGCCCTATGGCTGGGCCTGTTTTCCTACAAGCACGTCGAATACAGCCAGGATTTATGGTGGAAATTCACCCTGCGCGGCAATGCCTCGCGCTTCCTGCGCGCCGAAGTGGGCATAGCCAGCCTCCTGGTGTTCTACGGGATCTGGACGGCCATGCGCGCCGCCCGGCCTTCGGCGGCGGTTTCCGAACCGGGCCCGACGGCACTCGATCATGCGCAGGCCATCGCCCGCGCCCACTGGGCCGCTTATGGCCATCTGGCCCTGGTGGGGGACAAGACCCTACTCTTCAGCGCCAACGGCAAGGCTTTCATCATGTTCGCGGCCTCGGGCCGCTCCTGCGTGGCCATGGGCGATCCCGTGGGTCCTGAAGTGGAAATGCCCGAGCTCATCTGGGCCTTCAAGGGCCTCTGCGATCGCTACGCGTCGCATATGGTTTTCTACCAGGTCACCCAATCGCACTTGCCCGCCTATATCGATGCGGGGCTTTCCTTCCTGAAACTCGGGGAGGAGGCCCTGATTCCCTTGGCGGATTTTTCCCTCGAGAAAAAGGCGTTCAAGCCTTTGCGCTCCAATTGCACCCGGGCCGTCCGGGAAGGCGTCGAATTCGCCGTGCTGCCGCCCGAGCAGGTAACCGAAGCGTTACCCCAGCTGCGGCTGGTATCCGATTCCTGGCTGCAGGACAAGGGCGCCCGCGAAAAAGGCTTTTCCCTGGGCTATTTCGACCAGGCATATCTGGCGCGCTGCGCGGTGGCGGTGGCGCGCGTGGAAGGCCGGATCGCCGCCTTCGCGAATTTGTGGCGCTGCGATGGCAAGCAGGAGCTCTCCGTCGACCTGATGCGCTACGCGGGCGACGCCCCCAAGGGGATCATGGACTTCCTGTTCGCCTCCATCCTGCAATACGGGCGGGATCAAGGTTATGCCCGCTTCAACCTGGGGATGGCGCCGCTCTCGGGCCTGGAGAACCGCGATTTGGCTCCCTTCTGGGCCAAGGCCGCGTCCTTCGTATACCAGCATGGGGAACGCTTCTACAACTTCCAGGGCCTGCGGCATTACAAGGAGAAGTTCGATCCGATCTGGGAGCCCCGTTACCTGGCCGCCCAAGGCGGCATGGCGATGCCGAGGGTGCTCGCCAACGTCACGACCCTGATCTCGGGAGGATTGAAAGGGGCCATAGGGAAATGAAAGCCGTCGTTTGCCTGTCCCTCTGCCTCGGGATTTCGTTTTACCGTACAGCCTCCGCGGAATCGTTCCACTACTCCCCCTTCGGCGACGTGCGGGTATTCCGCGGGGCCTCGGTGCCCGAACGCGTCGCGTTGTTGATTTCCGGTGCGGCCGGCTGGGGCCCCCGCGACTCGGCGCTCGCGCGCGGACTGGCCGATTCGGGGAATGCATGGATCCTGGGCGTGGACATGCGGGTCTACCTGCGCGACATGGCCTCCACCCACGGCAAATGCGCCTATTGCGCCGCCGATTTCGACGGCCTCAGCCATTTCGGCCAGAAGCTGCTGGGCCTCTCCGATTACCGGATGCCCGTCTTGATCGGCTCAGCCGAAGGCGGCGCCATGGCTTACGCGATCCTGGCCCAGTCCCCGCCCGCCACCTTCGCCGGCGCCGTGAGCCTGGGCTTCTGCCCTCGGCTGGTTTCGCCTAAGCGGCTTTGCCCGGGCACGGGCTTGACCGCGCGGGATCGGCGCGAAGGCACGGAGATGGACTTGCTGCCTTTCCCGGGCCTGAGCCAACCGTGGACGATCCTCCTGGACACGACCCGGGGCGGAGGTCCGGTCGGAAGCCCGCGCGAAGGATCGGGCGGAAGCCAAAACGCATGCGCCGTCGATAGCGCCAATGCATTCGTTGCCGTGATCGCGAAAGCGAAAGCGATCGATTTGCCGGACACCTCTTGGCTTACCGCGGTGCGGTCGGCTACGCGCGCTTTCGCCCGCATCGCTCCCGGAGGCGCCCCGCCCGAACCCCGGGCTTCCGGCCTGCCGCGGGAACTCCCGTTGGTGGAAGTGCCCGCCGAAGGCCCGCGGGCTCCCTTCTTCGCCATCCTCCTTACCGGTGACGGAGGTTGGGCCGGCATCGATCGCGATCTCGCCAAGCAGCTCTCCCGGCGGGGAATCCCGGTGGTGGGATGGAATTCGCTCAAGTACTTGTGGAAGCGGAAAAGCGAAGCGCGCGCGTCGCAGGATCTGGCGGAAGTGATCCAAGCCTATGGCGAGCGCTGGCATGCCTCAAAGGTCGCGCTCCTTGGCTATAGCCTGGGCGCGGACGGGCTCCCGGCCATGGCGGCCCGGCTGCCGGACTCCCTCAAGCAGAGGATCTCCCTCATCGGGCTAATGGGCGTGGAGACCCGCTACGATCTGGAATTCCACATCACCGAATGGATCCCCGGGAAACCCGAAGGCGTGCCGGTCCTTCCGGAGTTGCGCAAGCTGAAGGGCCTGCATATCATTTGCGTTTACGGAACCGACGAAAAAGGGAGCCTCTGCCCGGAGCTCGCCAAGAACGAAGCGGACAAGTCCTTGGCGGAAGTGAAATCCTTCACCGGGGGGCATCATTTCGGGGGCGATTACAAAGCCTTGGCCGATGCGCTGTTTCCGCCTGTGCCTTGAAGCCCCAGGCTTCGGAGTTGGGGACAAACTGGCCCCAGGCCGGGCTATCTTCCCAATCACCCAGCCAGCTTTTCAATACTACTCTGGAATGGCCTTCGGTGGCGCGGTTCGGAACAGGGTTCTTTAGCGGGGTAGGTTATGAACAAACGGATAATCGCTTGCTTTTGCCTATCCTTCGGATTGGCAGCCAACGCCCAAATCATAAACGTGCGCGGCAAGGTCGCCAATGCTTCCGGGAATCCGGTGACGAATGCCATCGTTGAACTCGTGCGCCAGGGACTAAAGGACACTACTGGATCGGACGGGTCTTTTTCGATCACCAGGAACCTCTCGGCGATGGAAGGCCCTTCTCACCCGATGTTTGCTCGCTTCAGCCTGAACCGAGGCCTATTGGAGCTGTTCCTGGGTAACCCCGCTCCGGTCAAGATCGAGATCTTCGATGTAAAGGGCAAGCTTCTAAATCGGGTAGTGATGGAGAAAGCCCCGGCGGGCGTGTATCGGATGGATATCTCAGGGATGGGCCCAAAGGAGAACCTGGTCCTGGTACATGCTTCAGTCGGAGGCTATTCGAAGATTTTCCGTTACTTCGGGATGGGGTTCGCCCCTCCTTCGGCGAGTCCGGAGTTGCTGAACGTTTCGCGGATGAGCGCCAGCATGGCCAAGATGGCCGCCGTCGTGGATACCCTCACCGTTACCGCCGCCGGATTCACTGCGAAGACGGTGATGCTTTCCGCCTACGACACGACGGTCAACGTGAGCATGGCGCCGACGACGGGTGGCGGCAGTGGCGGAGTCCCCCAGGGCCTTACAGGCACCGACGTTTGCACCACCGCCCTGGTCGGCAGCCACATGACCTATGACGTCGGGCCCGGAAGGCCTTATGCCGAACTCGACTCCGTCCCGTTCGGCTCGCTCGTCGCCGGCGACGTCGTCAACATCTACGCGCGTCCCACGCCCTACCTGGCCAAGTTCGGCCTACGCGCGCAAGGCACCGCCTCCCAGCCCGTCATCATCAACGGCGTCAGCGACGCGGACTGCAAAAAGCCGATCCTCAACTTCGACGGAGCCAAGACAGCCGTCGGCACCGACAGCCCCGGCAACCTCGTCTTCGGGGGGTACAACGAGGGCCTGGGAGGCATCGTCATCAAGCGCGGCCCTTCTACGCAGGACCCGTACGGGGCGTATGAGCCGAAATTCATCACGATCCAGGGTCTCCAGGTCCAAGGCGCCCGCAAGGGAGCCGCCTACACGACCCTCGCCGGCGTCGCCTCGACCTACGGTTCGGCGGGCTGCATTTGGATCCAGCAGGGCGAGGACATTACCGTCCGCAACAACATCGTCTCCGACTGCGCCTTCGGCATCTTCCTGATGGCCAAGGACGAACTGCTGACCGAGACGACCACCCGGGTCACCCTCGCCAACAACCGCGTATACGGCAACGGCGTCTCCGGATCCTATAGCGAGCACGGCTTCTACGTCCAGGCGGCGAGCCCCATAGTCGAAGGCAACTACATCGGCGTCGTCCGCCCCGGCTCGACCGGATCCTCGTACAAGTCCCGCTCCAGCGGCGAGATCTTCCGCAACAACACGGTGGAATGCAGCGCCCTGTGCATGGACTTCGTACAGTCCGAGGAGCAGACCAACGGCATAGTCAAGCAGCCGGACTACGGCACCGACTATGTCTACGGCAACACCGTCATCTCGAATGGCCCGCCCGTCATCCACTACGGCGGCGACAACATGGGGGAGCAGGACCAAAGCGCCGGCCCCACCTTCGTCCCTCCGGTGCCGTACCGCAAGCGCCTGCGCTTCTGGAAAAACACCTTCAACCTCACGACCAGCACCTATCGCGACAACGTCTTCCGCCTCTCTGCGCTCGAAACCGAAGCGGACGCCTGGGACAACGTCTTCAACTTCAACTTCACCGGCGCCGGCGCGCTCTCTTGGGTCGACGTCGCGGGCACCCTACGATTGGGTCCCGGGAACGTCATCAATGGCAGGCAACCTATCGCCCAAGGGCAGAACGCAGCGGTCGGCAACTACTCGGTGACCGTCGGCGCCCCCATCCCCAACGATCCGTTGCTTTCGCAGTTGGACCCCTAGACCCCGCCCAGAGACGGGAAAAACCGGAGTCGCGCCCTTTCGTCCCCTCCGATCGGGAAGCCGTTGCCCTTGACCTTCCCGCCGCCGAACCCTTCTTTCAAAGGACGGGGAGGTCCCGTAACCGGGAGGGCGCCATGCATCCGAACCATCGCGACAGCACATCGGGAGCCAAGGTTTCCATTTGGACCCGTTCCGCCGGCATGCCCAAATATCCCGTCGCGCCCGAAGGCCTCGCGCCCGACGTCTGCGTGATCGGGGCCGGGATCACCGGGCTTAGCGTTGCCTATACCTTGGCCGAGCAAGGCGCTTCGGTGGTTGTCATCGACGATGGGGCGGTGGGGAGCGGCGAAACCGGTCGCACCTCTGCCCATCTCGCCAGCGCCGTCGACGATCATTATACCGAGATCGAATCCATGCACGGCCCGGAGGCCGCGCGCATCGTGGCCCGCAGCCATTCCGACGCCATCGCGCGCATCGAGGCCATCGCGGCCGTCGAGGGCATCGAGTGCGGCTTCGAGCGCGTGCCCGGTTATCTCTTTTCCGCTGCCGGCGGGGAAGTGGAATTCTTGGATCGAGAGTTGGCGGCGGCCCGGCGCGCGGGCTTGCCGGCGCGGAAGGCCGCACGCGCGCCCATTCCCCTTTTCGATACCGGCCCGGCGATCGAATTCGACGCGCAGGCCCAATTCCATCCCCTGTTGTACCTGGCGGGCCTGGCCGAGGCGGTGGAACGCCGGGGCGGCCGCATCTACACCGCGCATGCCGCGGAAATCCGGGGAGGCTCCGACGCGCTGGTGGGTTTGCGTTCGGGCCATGCCATCCATCCCAAAGCCATCGTGGTGGCCACCAACGTCCCCGTCAACGATCGCTTCACCATGCATACCAAGCTCATGCCGCATCGCACCTACGTGATCGCCGCGCATGTTCCCGAAGGGCTGCCCAAAGCATTGCTATGGGATACGGCCGATCCTTACCATTACGTGCGGCTGGCGGCGGGGGCCGATAACGCGCCGGGGCAGGACCTGCTGGTGGTGGGCGGCGAGGATCATCCGGTGGGCCAGGCGGAAGATTTCGATTCCCGCTATGCGCATCTGGAAAACTGGATGCGATCGCGTTGGCCCGAGGCGGGCGTGGTGCATGCGCGCTGGTCGGGTCAGATCGTGGAAACCCTGGACGGACTGGCCTACATCGGCCGCAACCCCGGCGATCACGACAACGTTTTCATCGCGACCGGGGATTCGGGCAACGGGCTTACCCACGGGACCATCGCCGGCTTGATCCTGCCCGAATTGATAAGCGGCCGTCTGCATGCCTGGGCTTCCACCTACGATCCCGCGCGTAAAAGCCTGAAGGCGGCGGGAGAGTTCGGCCGGCATAACCTCAAGGTGGCGGCCCGTCTGGCGGCCGATTGGGTAAAAGGCCATACGGTGAAGGAAGAAGAAACCATCCCGATCGGCAGCGGGGCGGTGATCCGCAAGGGAATGCAGCATATCGCCATCTACCGCGACGAGAACGGCGAAGCGCATCGCATGTCGGCGGTTTGCCCCCATCTTAAATGCATTGTCACCTGGAACGCCTCGGAGCGGACCTGGGATTGCCCTTGCCATGGATCGCGCTTCGATTGCCGCGGCCATGTGCTGAACGGTCCCTCCATCTCCGATTTAGAGCACTTAACCTCCGCCGAGCACCGCGCCGCGCCCCCGGTCGCCTGAAATCCCGATGAGGGCAGGGCCGGACCCGGCCCCGTTTTTTCGGCTGTCGGGCCGATTCCGACCGGCAAAGATTGAGCAAGGCGTCCCCCCATGCTTTCCCCTACGGGCTCGACGAAGGTCTAAATCGCGATTTTCGGACTTTCGCGAACCTAAAACCCCTTTTCCCGAACCAAATAGGTCGGGCTCGGAATTTGCATCAGGGTGTTCATGGAGGTATGTCCATGCAAAAGGCGTACATCATCCTCAAGGCGGCCGCCACCGCGTTGATCGCGGCGGCTTGCGCGCAGGGACCGCTCCATCTTTCCAAATCCTTATGGGTCGCGGGGAGATGGGCTTCCGGCGAAGCCCGCTCATTGCGGGCGATTCCGGGGCTCGAGCCGGCCCAGGCCTCGCCGCCGGAAATCGACGGCGCCGGGCCCGTCCCGGCCTCCCCCTGATCGTTCGCGAAGATTCCGTTTGCGCCCGCGCCCGGCGGAAGCGTTTTTTCCGCCTATGGCTTCCCCAAATCTCCCCCGACTGTTTTTTTCCGCGGCCGCTTTGATCCTCACGGCCGCGGCCCGCCCGCAAGCCGTTCCCCTGTACTATTCCTTCACGGGCCAAGTAGTCTATTCCACCCTGTCCGAGTACCCCTTGGGAATGGACGTAACCTACGTGTTTCGGGTGGATCGAAGCGCCCCGGGATACACCGTCGATGGCCAAGGCCAGTCCCAGGCGATGGCGGATTACGTCGAGGAGCCGGACTATTTCACCAAGTATTTCCTGGCGGACTACATCGGCGGAAACATCCTCCCCAGCGACAATCCCGCTTCCGAGAACAAAGAGTCGTCCCATTACGGGATGGACATCATGCGCTATCAGGACGAGATCTTCAGCGCCTTGCGCGGGAGCAACTCCGATGCGAGCGGCATGGATTTGCTGGACATATGGTCCTCCGACGCCATGTTCGAAGATTGGCAGGTAGGGAAGATCGTCCAAGGGGAGAATTTCGTACAGAACGGGCCGGGAGTAGAGAATAGCACCTACAGCTCGTCCCTTGTGCTCTCATCCATCGATACGCGCAACCCTCTGGAGGCTCCGGCCGTTCCCGAGCCCTCCGCCTACGCCCTCTTCGCCCTCGGCCTCGCGGGCCTGTGCCTGTCCTTGCGCGGCGTCCGCTCCAAAGGCCGCTGAGCCCCGGCTTTCCTCCGCTTTCCCCTCGCTTTTCCCGTTCAGGATTTTTCCCTCCCCCTCCGGCGGGAGTTTATTTTCAGGAAAGCGTAAAGAGCCTCTAACATAATCGGCAAGGATCCGCGCGGCGTCGTGAGGGGTAACCGACAGGTTATCCTGCCCCGCCCCGGATCCCGTATGCCCGGAAAGGAGCATGGCGATGGATAAGGCGATGATTGGAGGCCTGGCGGCCGTCATGGCGCTCGCAGGTTGCGGCAAGCTGGGTTTCCTGGGACCCATCAAGGACAGCAAGGACACCAGGAACCATATTGATGTGGTGGCCAAGGTCCGGGATTTCAAGGAAGGCAATCCCACCTCCACGGACAACACCCACCCGCATTTCAACCAAGGCGTGGCCGCCTGCGAGGCCCACCTCGCGGGCATATTCACCGTCCTTCCGGATCTCTCCACCGGCGGCGGCAAGGATCCCTCTTTTCCCGGTGACGAACGGACTCCGGTGCTGGCGCCTCTGGATAGCATGCCCGTCAACGTTTCGCGATGCTTCGAGCCGGCTGATCGCTTCACGGATTGGTTCGAGGATCGCGGCCAAGACGTGAACCGCCCCTTCCTGTATACCATGAAATTCGAGCAGGACGATAATACCGGTTACTACGTCTTCCAGGAGAACCAGTTTTTCCCCTTGGACAAGGATCAAGGCGCCAGGAAGGAAGCCGATTCCGGTCCCGACCCTTTCGGATATCTGCAGAGCGGGACCAAGGATGGCGTCGACCTCTCCACCCACAACTATGGCTTCACCTTGGAATTCCACGCGACCTTCACCTACAGGCAGGGAGAGCGCCAGTTCCTTTCCGCACGCGGCGATGATGATGTGTGGGCCTTCGTGAACGGCCACCGCGCCATCGATCTGGGCGGCATCCATTCGGCGGAGTCCGATTCGGTTTCCTTGGACGACAAAGCCGGCGCCTTCGGGCTAGCGGATAAGAGCCAGTACTCTCTCGACTTTTATTTCGCCGAGCGCTCGGTGGCCTCATCCACATTGGACATCGTCACCAACCTGGAATTCTCCCCCTTAAAACCCTGACCCGGTCTCGGGTCTGTTTACCATTTGTTGCCGGGACCGGCTCCTCTAGCGCGGATTCCGGCATGTGCACACGCATGTTACCCCCATTTTCGATACGATTAGCGTTGGTTACGGAGTGGTAAACACGCCTGAACCCAATAATGATGTGTCGGGGTTTGAGGAATTCAGGGAAGATGGTTCTCTAGCGATCCGCCTCTTGCAATCGACTGCATATTCGATCCCATTTTCGCCGACTTCGGCCGTATATTCATCTTCGCACGCCAAAGGAGGGGAATATCCATGGCGAATCTTGGACCTGAGATTTCTGGCACTCACGAAGAGACCTTGGCAGGTGATCTTCAGACCACACGTAGCTTCCGGCCGTGGGAAACCCGGCCTGAAACGGGAATGGGCTTGACCACTACTTCGACCGTGCGCGCCTTGGCTCTCGGCCCGAAGCCGCCGGCACCGGCCCTCCGCGAGGCATTGCGGCCCCAGGTAACCGGAAGGTTTCCCGGTTCCGATCGCGTGATCGCGATCCAACCCGCGCGCCTTCCGGAAGCCTTCATCGGCGCGGCCGATGATGCCTCGGGAATGGATCGCGTCATGGGATACCTGAGCGAACATTTCCGCGAGAACGTTCCCATGAAGGCGCTCGCCGACCTGGTCCGCCTCTCCTTGCGGCAGTTCCACCGGAACTTCAAGAAGCAGTTCGGGATGCCCCCGAACCAGTTCCTGATCCGGATGCGGGTGATGGCCGCGCGGGACATGCTGGTATCGGACAAGCGCCCCGTCGCCAAAATCGCCTATGACCTGGGTTTCGCGGACGACACCCTGTTCATCCGGCAATTCAAGGCGCGGATGGGCATGACTCCGCTGCAGTACCGTAAAGCCAACCGCTAAGCGTTAGCGGTGAAGCCCGGGATCAAGAGCCGGTTCAGCTTGCTGAACCGGCCGGTTTAGCCCAGGCCGCCAATTCGGACTTAATCCGATCCCAATCTTTGAAGATCCTCGCGATCACCAAGGTCTTCTCCGGCCCGCGCAGGACGATGCGCCGCCCCTTCGTTTCCACCTGCCGTACCTGATCGCGG
This region of Fibrobacterota bacterium genomic DNA includes:
- a CDS encoding virulence factor family protein, whose protein sequence is MKAVVCLSLCLGISFYRTASAESFHYSPFGDVRVFRGASVPERVALLISGAAGWGPRDSALARGLADSGNAWILGVDMRVYLRDMASTHGKCAYCAADFDGLSHFGQKLLGLSDYRMPVLIGSAEGGAMAYAILAQSPPATFAGAVSLGFCPRLVSPKRLCPGTGLTARDRREGTEMDLLPFPGLSQPWTILLDTTRGGGPVGSPREGSGGSQNACAVDSANAFVAVIAKAKAIDLPDTSWLTAVRSATRAFARIAPGGAPPEPRASGLPRELPLVEVPAEGPRAPFFAILLTGDGGWAGIDRDLAKQLSRRGIPVVGWNSLKYLWKRKSEARASQDLAEVIQAYGERWHASKVALLGYSLGADGLPAMAARLPDSLKQRISLIGLMGVETRYDLEFHITEWIPGKPEGVPVLPELRKLKGLHIICVYGTDEKGSLCPELAKNEADKSLAEVKSFTGGHHFGGDYKALADALFPPVP
- a CDS encoding FAD-dependent oxidoreductase, with protein sequence MHPNHRDSTSGAKVSIWTRSAGMPKYPVAPEGLAPDVCVIGAGITGLSVAYTLAEQGASVVVIDDGAVGSGETGRTSAHLASAVDDHYTEIESMHGPEAARIVARSHSDAIARIEAIAAVEGIECGFERVPGYLFSAAGGEVEFLDRELAAARRAGLPARKAARAPIPLFDTGPAIEFDAQAQFHPLLYLAGLAEAVERRGGRIYTAHAAEIRGGSDALVGLRSGHAIHPKAIVVATNVPVNDRFTMHTKLMPHRTYVIAAHVPEGLPKALLWDTADPYHYVRLAAGADNAPGQDLLVVGGEDHPVGQAEDFDSRYAHLENWMRSRWPEAGVVHARWSGQIVETLDGLAYIGRNPGDHDNVFIATGDSGNGLTHGTIAGLILPELISGRLHAWASTYDPARKSLKAAGEFGRHNLKVAARLAADWVKGHTVKEEETIPIGSGAVIRKGMQHIAIYRDENGEAHRMSAVCPHLKCIVTWNASERTWDCPCHGSRFDCRGHVLNGPSISDLEHLTSAEHRAAPPVA
- a CDS encoding helix-turn-helix transcriptional regulator, which codes for MTTTSTVRALALGPKPPAPALREALRPQVTGRFPGSDRVIAIQPARLPEAFIGAADDASGMDRVMGYLSEHFRENVPMKALADLVRLSLRQFHRNFKKQFGMPPNQFLIRMRVMAARDMLVSDKRPVAKIAYDLGFADDTLFIRQFKARMGMTPLQYRKANR
- a CDS encoding PEP-CTERM sorting domain-containing protein, which encodes MASPNLPRLFFSAAALILTAAARPQAVPLYYSFTGQVVYSTLSEYPLGMDVTYVFRVDRSAPGYTVDGQGQSQAMADYVEEPDYFTKYFLADYIGGNILPSDNPASENKESSHYGMDIMRYQDEIFSALRGSNSDASGMDLLDIWSSDAMFEDWQVGKIVQGENFVQNGPGVENSTYSSSLVLSSIDTRNPLEAPAVPEPSAYALFALGLAGLCLSLRGVRSKGR
- a CDS encoding fibro-slime domain-containing protein, with the protein product MAMDKAMIGGLAAVMALAGCGKLGFLGPIKDSKDTRNHIDVVAKVRDFKEGNPTSTDNTHPHFNQGVAACEAHLAGIFTVLPDLSTGGGKDPSFPGDERTPVLAPLDSMPVNVSRCFEPADRFTDWFEDRGQDVNRPFLYTMKFEQDDNTGYYVFQENQFFPLDKDQGARKEADSGPDPFGYLQSGTKDGVDLSTHNYGFTLEFHATFTYRQGERQFLSARGDDDVWAFVNGHRAIDLGGIHSAESDSVSLDDKAGAFGLADKSQYSLDFYFAERSVASSTLDIVTNLEFSPLKP
- the mprF gene encoding bifunctional lysylphosphatidylglycerol flippase/synthetase MprF — translated: MPELISLKTQALARKVLPLLLAALFGVALYFIHHDLRSVHYHEIVKALRAIPASSVARGAFFTALSYAALTGYDALGCRFAGVSIPYPKIALSSFLAYVFSNNIGFGAVTGGLIRYRIYSLFGVSAVETAAIAGFAAVTFWIGLFAIGGLVLILEPLPWQIPVLGLGLRPLGFAMETVFLAYVGLAIGLRGRPLRIRRWERALPGPGLAIFQALVSALDWLAVAAAFYAMLPAELGISLPRAAGVYMAAQILAMLSHVPGGVGVFEAAVLLFIPHEGMRSALFGSLLAFRALYYLGPLALGGVTFAAFEAWNGRVWLGRRVAWVREFAAPMAPGVSSVMVFFAGIVLLLSGSTRGLPYRLEWLNRIFPLAVIETSHFLASLCGIALLLLARGLQLRLDSAFHMALWALGAGAVFSLAKGFDVEEACVLFSIGLILLPGRPYFNRRASIREQNFPAGWIAAIAISLMAALWLGLFSYKHVEYSQDLWWKFTLRGNASRFLRAEVGIASLLVFYGIWTAMRAARPSAAVSEPGPTALDHAQAIARAHWAAYGHLALVGDKTLLFSANGKAFIMFAASGRSCVAMGDPVGPEVEMPELIWAFKGLCDRYASHMVFYQVTQSHLPAYIDAGLSFLKLGEEALIPLADFSLEKKAFKPLRSNCTRAVREGVEFAVLPPEQVTEALPQLRLVSDSWLQDKGAREKGFSLGYFDQAYLARCAVAVARVEGRIAAFANLWRCDGKQELSVDLMRYAGDAPKGIMDFLFASILQYGRDQGYARFNLGMAPLSGLENRDLAPFWAKAASFVYQHGERFYNFQGLRHYKEKFDPIWEPRYLAAQGGMAMPRVLANVTTLISGGLKGAIGK